The following coding sequences are from one Rhinoraja longicauda isolate Sanriku21f chromosome 37, sRhiLon1.1, whole genome shotgun sequence window:
- the ilf3b gene encoding interleukin enhancer-binding factor 3 homolog isoform X1: MRFFFYFQRPMRIFVNDDRHVMAKHAAIYPTQEELEAVQNMVSHTERALKAVSDWLDEQEKANSKPEVIEETEDPATEGENKEGMEDHDNFTMEQKSTELNASRTLRGVMRVGLVAKGLLLKGDLDLELVLLCRDKPTKSLLTKVKDNLAVQFATITEEKYEIDPSEKDAAIIIKNDKEEPLTLKIKLTSPLVREELEKEAAGETVTMSEPADVLDRQKCLTALASLRHAKWFQARANGLKSCVIVIRVLRDLCSRVPTWAPLKGWPLELICEKAIGTANRPLGAGEAMRRVLECLASGILMLDGPGIYDPCEKDATDAVGALTRQQREDITQSSQHALRLAAFGQLHKVLGMDPLPSKLPRKPKNENPVDYTVQIPPSAFSTPVKRPMDEDSGEDKSPNKKKKKTQKKAAEEKIEPAQAMNALMRLNQLRPGLQYKLISQTGPVHAPVFTMSVEVDGKNYEASGPSKKTAKLHVAVKVLQDKGLPTGVEPEKIEETVIKVEPKPVVPVPAVTVTVKPLAVTPEPESTRQQGPILTKQGKNPVMELNEKRRGLKYELISETGGSHDKRFVMEVEVDSQKFTGSGSNKKVAKAHAALAALEKLFPHQPPMEIKKKRIIQPQQHNMGFGGGMGMGVLPAGPPAGPPVQRGRGRGRGRGGRGGFNASNNSGYLSSGTGYGGGSYGYGGGGGGGSGGSNYGYGSSNSSSGYGMSICPSWNDGFEDPNWNNSNFNTCNYYNSGSYTSSGTAGGYSYSQNDGYTPPAKKPAKPQPSLQKSSYSGGGGSGGSATGGGAGTGGGGGGGGGGSGGSAGGSGYQSPPSSYSQTQYSSYSQPSLSAPAKSKVYNSQNYSYSGSSYSGSYSNQNLGSGVEYERKGGYTGSSYGSGGGSAYGSSSTSGYGGGGTTGGSYAGYASQSGYNAPLPGGYGSNQSSYSSPGGGYSRGDHMNTYQYR; the protein is encoded by the exons AATGGAAGACCATGACAACTTTACCAT GGAACAGAAGTCTACAGAACTAAATGCCAGCCGGACCCTACGAGGTGTGATGCGAGTTGGGCTGGTTGCCAAAGGACTTCTTTTGAAAGGAGATCTTGACCTGGAACTTGTACTGTTGTGCAGGGATAAGCCGACTAAATCACTGCTGACCAAAGTCAAAGATAATCTGGCGGTACAATTTGCG ACCATCACTGAGGAAAAGTATGAAATAGATCCTTCAGAAAAAGATGCCGCAATAATTATAAAGAATGACAAAGAGGAACCACTAACCTTGAAGATTAAATTGACCTCTCCTCTGGTCCGGGAAGAACTTGAGAAGGAGGCTGCTGGAG AAACAGTAACGATGAGTGAGCCTGCGGATGTATTGGACAGGCAGAAATGCCTAACCGCCTTGGCGTCCCTGCGACACGCCAAATGGTTCCAG GCCAGAGCAAATGGGCTGAAGTCATGTGTGATTGTCATCCGAGTTCTCCGGGATTTGTGTTCAAGAGTACCCACGTGGGCGCCACTTAAAGGATGG CCTTTGGAGTTGATCTGTGAAAAAGCAATTGGAACTGCTAATAGGCCTTTAGGTGCAGGCGAGGCAATGAGAAGAGTCCTGGAATGTTTAGCTTCTGGGATTTTAATGCTTG ATGGACCTGGTATCTATGATCCATGTGAAAAGGATGCTACTGATGCGGTTGGTGCTCTTACCAGACAACAAAGAGAGGATATAACACAAAGCAGTCAG CATGCCTTGCGCCTGGCTGCCTTTGGACAGTTGCACAAGGTATTGGGAATGGATCCATTGCCTTCTAAGCTCCCTAGAAAACCGAAAAATGAAAATCCAGTGGATTATACAG TTCAGATTCCTCCAAGTGCGTTCAGCACCCCAGTGAAGCGGCCAATGGACGAAGACTCCGGTGAGGACAAGTctccaaacaaaaagaaaaagaagacTCAAAAGAAAG CAGCAGAAGAAAAGATCGAGCCAGCCCAAGCTATGAATGCATTGATGAGACTTAATCAACTACGGCCAGGTCTTCAATACAAATTAATCTCTCAGACTGGTCCTGTCCATGCTCCAGTTTTCACCATGTCTGTGGAAGTGGATGGAAAGAACTATGAAGCATCAGGACCATCTAAGAAAACTGCCAAACTTCATGTGGCCGTCAAG GTTTTGCAAGATAAAGGTCTCCCTACGGGAGTGGAACCTGAGAAAATTGAAGAAACTGTGATTAAAGTGGAACCCAAGCCTGTTGTTCCAGTCCCTGCAGTGACTGTAACTGTAAAACCACTTGCTGTAACTCCAGAGCCTGAG AGCACACGTCAGCAAGGTCCAATTTTGACCAAACAAGGGAAAAATCCAGTGATGGAGTTGAATGAGAAGCGAAGGGGACTTAAATACGAATTAATATCTGAGACAGGTGGCAGCCATGACAAGAGGTTTGTTATGGAG GTTGAAGTTGATTCTCAGAAATTTACAGGGTCAGGTTCCAATAAGAAAGTGGCAAAAGCCCATGCTGCACTCGCGGccctggaaaaactttttccccaCCAGCCTCCTATGGAAATAAAGAAAAAACGAATTATTCAG CCACAGCAGCATAATATGGGATTTGGTGGTGGCATGGGCATGGGAGTGCTTCCAGCTGGTCCCCCTGCCGGTCCACCGGTACAAAGAGGTAGAGGCAGGGGACGTGGAAGAGGTGGCAGAGGTGGTTTCAATGCTTCCAACAATTCTGGTTACTTGTCTTCAG GGACTGGTTATGGTGGGGGAAGCTATGGatatggtggtggaggaggaggaggaagtggtGGCTCCAATTATGGTTATGGATCCTCTAATTCTTCAAGTGGATATG GAATGTCAATATGTCCAAGTTGGAATGATGGTTTTGAAGATCCCAATTGGAACAATTCCAATTTTAACACTT GTAACTACTACAACAGTGGTAGCTACACCAGTTCAGGCACTGCAGGAGGGTACTCCTATAGCCAGAATGATGGCTATACCCCTCCAGCAAAGAAGCCAGCCAAGCCACAGCCTTCGCTGCAGAAATCATCGTACAGCGGTGGAGGGGGAAGTGGTGGCAGTGCCACTGGTGGTGGTGCCGgtactggtggtggtggtggtggtggtggtggcggcagcGGCGGCAGTGCTGGTGGCAGCGGTTACCAGTCCCCACCGTCCTCGTACAGCCAGACCCAGTACAGCAGCTACAGCCAACCCTCACTTTCAGCCCCGGCAAAATCAAAAGTCTACAACAGTCAAAATTACTCTTATTCGGGATCCTCCTACAGTGGTTCCTATTCAAATCAGAATCTTGGAAGTGGCGTGGAATATGAACGGAAAGGTG GATATACTGGTTCGTCGTATGGTTCTGGTGGTGGTAGTGCATATGGTTCTTCCAGCACATCAGGTTATGGAGGAGGTGGGACTACTGGTGGCTCTTATGCTG GGTACGCATCCCAGAGTGGCTACAATGCACCATTACCTGGAGGATATGGTTCCAATCAGTCGTCCTATTCGAGTCCTGGTGGGGGCTATAGCCGAGGGGACCACATGAACACCTATCAATACAGATAA
- the ilf3b gene encoding interleukin enhancer-binding factor 3 homolog isoform X3: MRPMRIFVNDDRHVMAKHAAIYPTQEELEAVQNMVSHTERALKAVSDWLDEQEKANSKPEVIEETEDPATEGENKEGMEDHDNFTMEQKSTELNASRTLRGVMRVGLVAKGLLLKGDLDLELVLLCRDKPTKSLLTKVKDNLAVQFATITEEKYEIDPSEKDAAIIIKNDKEEPLTLKIKLTSPLVREELEKEAAGETVTMSEPADVLDRQKCLTALASLRHAKWFQARANGLKSCVIVIRVLRDLCSRVPTWAPLKGWPLELICEKAIGTANRPLGAGEAMRRVLECLASGILMLDGPGIYDPCEKDATDAVGALTRQQREDITQSSQHALRLAAFGQLHKVLGMDPLPSKLPRKPKNENPVDYTVQIPPSAFSTPVKRPMDEDSGEDKSPNKKKKKTQKKAAEEKIEPAQAMNALMRLNQLRPGLQYKLISQTGPVHAPVFTMSVEVDGKNYEASGPSKKTAKLHVAVKVLQDKGLPTGVEPEKIEETVIKVEPKPVVPVPAVTVTVKPLAVTPEPESTRQQGPILTKQGKNPVMELNEKRRGLKYELISETGGSHDKRFVMEVEVDSQKFTGSGSNKKVAKAHAALAALEKLFPHQPPMEIKKKRIIQPQQHNMGFGGGMGMGVLPAGPPAGPPVQRGRGRGRGRGGRGGFNASNNSGYLSSGTGYGGGSYGYGGGGGGGSGGSNYGYGSSNSSSGYGMSICPSWNDGFEDPNWNNSNFNTCNYYNSGSYTSSGTAGGYSYSQNDGYTPPAKKPAKPQPSLQKSSYSGGGGSGGSATGGGAGTGGGGGGGGGGSGGSAGGSGYQSPPSSYSQTQYSSYSQPSLSAPAKSKVYNSQNYSYSGSSYSGSYSNQNLGSGVEYERKGGYTGSSYGSGGGSAYGSSSTSGYGGGGTTGGSYAGYASQSGYNAPLPGGYGSNQSSYSSPGGGYSRGDHMNTYQYR, encoded by the exons AATGGAAGACCATGACAACTTTACCAT GGAACAGAAGTCTACAGAACTAAATGCCAGCCGGACCCTACGAGGTGTGATGCGAGTTGGGCTGGTTGCCAAAGGACTTCTTTTGAAAGGAGATCTTGACCTGGAACTTGTACTGTTGTGCAGGGATAAGCCGACTAAATCACTGCTGACCAAAGTCAAAGATAATCTGGCGGTACAATTTGCG ACCATCACTGAGGAAAAGTATGAAATAGATCCTTCAGAAAAAGATGCCGCAATAATTATAAAGAATGACAAAGAGGAACCACTAACCTTGAAGATTAAATTGACCTCTCCTCTGGTCCGGGAAGAACTTGAGAAGGAGGCTGCTGGAG AAACAGTAACGATGAGTGAGCCTGCGGATGTATTGGACAGGCAGAAATGCCTAACCGCCTTGGCGTCCCTGCGACACGCCAAATGGTTCCAG GCCAGAGCAAATGGGCTGAAGTCATGTGTGATTGTCATCCGAGTTCTCCGGGATTTGTGTTCAAGAGTACCCACGTGGGCGCCACTTAAAGGATGG CCTTTGGAGTTGATCTGTGAAAAAGCAATTGGAACTGCTAATAGGCCTTTAGGTGCAGGCGAGGCAATGAGAAGAGTCCTGGAATGTTTAGCTTCTGGGATTTTAATGCTTG ATGGACCTGGTATCTATGATCCATGTGAAAAGGATGCTACTGATGCGGTTGGTGCTCTTACCAGACAACAAAGAGAGGATATAACACAAAGCAGTCAG CATGCCTTGCGCCTGGCTGCCTTTGGACAGTTGCACAAGGTATTGGGAATGGATCCATTGCCTTCTAAGCTCCCTAGAAAACCGAAAAATGAAAATCCAGTGGATTATACAG TTCAGATTCCTCCAAGTGCGTTCAGCACCCCAGTGAAGCGGCCAATGGACGAAGACTCCGGTGAGGACAAGTctccaaacaaaaagaaaaagaagacTCAAAAGAAAG CAGCAGAAGAAAAGATCGAGCCAGCCCAAGCTATGAATGCATTGATGAGACTTAATCAACTACGGCCAGGTCTTCAATACAAATTAATCTCTCAGACTGGTCCTGTCCATGCTCCAGTTTTCACCATGTCTGTGGAAGTGGATGGAAAGAACTATGAAGCATCAGGACCATCTAAGAAAACTGCCAAACTTCATGTGGCCGTCAAG GTTTTGCAAGATAAAGGTCTCCCTACGGGAGTGGAACCTGAGAAAATTGAAGAAACTGTGATTAAAGTGGAACCCAAGCCTGTTGTTCCAGTCCCTGCAGTGACTGTAACTGTAAAACCACTTGCTGTAACTCCAGAGCCTGAG AGCACACGTCAGCAAGGTCCAATTTTGACCAAACAAGGGAAAAATCCAGTGATGGAGTTGAATGAGAAGCGAAGGGGACTTAAATACGAATTAATATCTGAGACAGGTGGCAGCCATGACAAGAGGTTTGTTATGGAG GTTGAAGTTGATTCTCAGAAATTTACAGGGTCAGGTTCCAATAAGAAAGTGGCAAAAGCCCATGCTGCACTCGCGGccctggaaaaactttttccccaCCAGCCTCCTATGGAAATAAAGAAAAAACGAATTATTCAG CCACAGCAGCATAATATGGGATTTGGTGGTGGCATGGGCATGGGAGTGCTTCCAGCTGGTCCCCCTGCCGGTCCACCGGTACAAAGAGGTAGAGGCAGGGGACGTGGAAGAGGTGGCAGAGGTGGTTTCAATGCTTCCAACAATTCTGGTTACTTGTCTTCAG GGACTGGTTATGGTGGGGGAAGCTATGGatatggtggtggaggaggaggaggaagtggtGGCTCCAATTATGGTTATGGATCCTCTAATTCTTCAAGTGGATATG GAATGTCAATATGTCCAAGTTGGAATGATGGTTTTGAAGATCCCAATTGGAACAATTCCAATTTTAACACTT GTAACTACTACAACAGTGGTAGCTACACCAGTTCAGGCACTGCAGGAGGGTACTCCTATAGCCAGAATGATGGCTATACCCCTCCAGCAAAGAAGCCAGCCAAGCCACAGCCTTCGCTGCAGAAATCATCGTACAGCGGTGGAGGGGGAAGTGGTGGCAGTGCCACTGGTGGTGGTGCCGgtactggtggtggtggtggtggtggtggtggcggcagcGGCGGCAGTGCTGGTGGCAGCGGTTACCAGTCCCCACCGTCCTCGTACAGCCAGACCCAGTACAGCAGCTACAGCCAACCCTCACTTTCAGCCCCGGCAAAATCAAAAGTCTACAACAGTCAAAATTACTCTTATTCGGGATCCTCCTACAGTGGTTCCTATTCAAATCAGAATCTTGGAAGTGGCGTGGAATATGAACGGAAAGGTG GATATACTGGTTCGTCGTATGGTTCTGGTGGTGGTAGTGCATATGGTTCTTCCAGCACATCAGGTTATGGAGGAGGTGGGACTACTGGTGGCTCTTATGCTG GGTACGCATCCCAGAGTGGCTACAATGCACCATTACCTGGAGGATATGGTTCCAATCAGTCGTCCTATTCGAGTCCTGGTGGGGGCTATAGCCGAGGGGACCACATGAACACCTATCAATACAGATAA
- the ilf3b gene encoding interleukin enhancer-binding factor 3 homolog isoform X2, which produces MRFFFYFQRPMRIFVNDDRHVMAKHAAIYPTQEELEAVQNMVSHTERALKAVSDWLDEQEKANSKPEVIEETEDPATEGENKEGMEDHDNFTMEQKSTELNASRTLRGVMRVGLVAKGLLLKGDLDLELVLLCRDKPTKSLLTKVKDNLAVQFATITEEKYEIDPSEKDAAIIIKNDKEEPLTLKIKLTSPLVREELEKEAAGETVTMSEPADVLDRQKCLTALASLRHAKWFQARANGLKSCVIVIRVLRDLCSRVPTWAPLKGWPLELICEKAIGTANRPLGAGEAMRRVLECLASGILMLDGPGIYDPCEKDATDAVGALTRQQREDITQSSQHALRLAAFGQLHKVLGMDPLPSKLPRKPKNENPVDYTVQIPPSAFSTPVKRPMDEDSGEDKSPNKKKKKTQKKAEEKIEPAQAMNALMRLNQLRPGLQYKLISQTGPVHAPVFTMSVEVDGKNYEASGPSKKTAKLHVAVKVLQDKGLPTGVEPEKIEETVIKVEPKPVVPVPAVTVTVKPLAVTPEPESTRQQGPILTKQGKNPVMELNEKRRGLKYELISETGGSHDKRFVMEVEVDSQKFTGSGSNKKVAKAHAALAALEKLFPHQPPMEIKKKRIIQPQQHNMGFGGGMGMGVLPAGPPAGPPVQRGRGRGRGRGGRGGFNASNNSGYLSSGTGYGGGSYGYGGGGGGGSGGSNYGYGSSNSSSGYGMSICPSWNDGFEDPNWNNSNFNTCNYYNSGSYTSSGTAGGYSYSQNDGYTPPAKKPAKPQPSLQKSSYSGGGGSGGSATGGGAGTGGGGGGGGGGSGGSAGGSGYQSPPSSYSQTQYSSYSQPSLSAPAKSKVYNSQNYSYSGSSYSGSYSNQNLGSGVEYERKGGYTGSSYGSGGGSAYGSSSTSGYGGGGTTGGSYAGYASQSGYNAPLPGGYGSNQSSYSSPGGGYSRGDHMNTYQYR; this is translated from the exons AATGGAAGACCATGACAACTTTACCAT GGAACAGAAGTCTACAGAACTAAATGCCAGCCGGACCCTACGAGGTGTGATGCGAGTTGGGCTGGTTGCCAAAGGACTTCTTTTGAAAGGAGATCTTGACCTGGAACTTGTACTGTTGTGCAGGGATAAGCCGACTAAATCACTGCTGACCAAAGTCAAAGATAATCTGGCGGTACAATTTGCG ACCATCACTGAGGAAAAGTATGAAATAGATCCTTCAGAAAAAGATGCCGCAATAATTATAAAGAATGACAAAGAGGAACCACTAACCTTGAAGATTAAATTGACCTCTCCTCTGGTCCGGGAAGAACTTGAGAAGGAGGCTGCTGGAG AAACAGTAACGATGAGTGAGCCTGCGGATGTATTGGACAGGCAGAAATGCCTAACCGCCTTGGCGTCCCTGCGACACGCCAAATGGTTCCAG GCCAGAGCAAATGGGCTGAAGTCATGTGTGATTGTCATCCGAGTTCTCCGGGATTTGTGTTCAAGAGTACCCACGTGGGCGCCACTTAAAGGATGG CCTTTGGAGTTGATCTGTGAAAAAGCAATTGGAACTGCTAATAGGCCTTTAGGTGCAGGCGAGGCAATGAGAAGAGTCCTGGAATGTTTAGCTTCTGGGATTTTAATGCTTG ATGGACCTGGTATCTATGATCCATGTGAAAAGGATGCTACTGATGCGGTTGGTGCTCTTACCAGACAACAAAGAGAGGATATAACACAAAGCAGTCAG CATGCCTTGCGCCTGGCTGCCTTTGGACAGTTGCACAAGGTATTGGGAATGGATCCATTGCCTTCTAAGCTCCCTAGAAAACCGAAAAATGAAAATCCAGTGGATTATACAG TTCAGATTCCTCCAAGTGCGTTCAGCACCCCAGTGAAGCGGCCAATGGACGAAGACTCCGGTGAGGACAAGTctccaaacaaaaagaaaaagaagacTCAAAAGAAAG CAGAAGAAAAGATCGAGCCAGCCCAAGCTATGAATGCATTGATGAGACTTAATCAACTACGGCCAGGTCTTCAATACAAATTAATCTCTCAGACTGGTCCTGTCCATGCTCCAGTTTTCACCATGTCTGTGGAAGTGGATGGAAAGAACTATGAAGCATCAGGACCATCTAAGAAAACTGCCAAACTTCATGTGGCCGTCAAG GTTTTGCAAGATAAAGGTCTCCCTACGGGAGTGGAACCTGAGAAAATTGAAGAAACTGTGATTAAAGTGGAACCCAAGCCTGTTGTTCCAGTCCCTGCAGTGACTGTAACTGTAAAACCACTTGCTGTAACTCCAGAGCCTGAG AGCACACGTCAGCAAGGTCCAATTTTGACCAAACAAGGGAAAAATCCAGTGATGGAGTTGAATGAGAAGCGAAGGGGACTTAAATACGAATTAATATCTGAGACAGGTGGCAGCCATGACAAGAGGTTTGTTATGGAG GTTGAAGTTGATTCTCAGAAATTTACAGGGTCAGGTTCCAATAAGAAAGTGGCAAAAGCCCATGCTGCACTCGCGGccctggaaaaactttttccccaCCAGCCTCCTATGGAAATAAAGAAAAAACGAATTATTCAG CCACAGCAGCATAATATGGGATTTGGTGGTGGCATGGGCATGGGAGTGCTTCCAGCTGGTCCCCCTGCCGGTCCACCGGTACAAAGAGGTAGAGGCAGGGGACGTGGAAGAGGTGGCAGAGGTGGTTTCAATGCTTCCAACAATTCTGGTTACTTGTCTTCAG GGACTGGTTATGGTGGGGGAAGCTATGGatatggtggtggaggaggaggaggaagtggtGGCTCCAATTATGGTTATGGATCCTCTAATTCTTCAAGTGGATATG GAATGTCAATATGTCCAAGTTGGAATGATGGTTTTGAAGATCCCAATTGGAACAATTCCAATTTTAACACTT GTAACTACTACAACAGTGGTAGCTACACCAGTTCAGGCACTGCAGGAGGGTACTCCTATAGCCAGAATGATGGCTATACCCCTCCAGCAAAGAAGCCAGCCAAGCCACAGCCTTCGCTGCAGAAATCATCGTACAGCGGTGGAGGGGGAAGTGGTGGCAGTGCCACTGGTGGTGGTGCCGgtactggtggtggtggtggtggtggtggtggcggcagcGGCGGCAGTGCTGGTGGCAGCGGTTACCAGTCCCCACCGTCCTCGTACAGCCAGACCCAGTACAGCAGCTACAGCCAACCCTCACTTTCAGCCCCGGCAAAATCAAAAGTCTACAACAGTCAAAATTACTCTTATTCGGGATCCTCCTACAGTGGTTCCTATTCAAATCAGAATCTTGGAAGTGGCGTGGAATATGAACGGAAAGGTG GATATACTGGTTCGTCGTATGGTTCTGGTGGTGGTAGTGCATATGGTTCTTCCAGCACATCAGGTTATGGAGGAGGTGGGACTACTGGTGGCTCTTATGCTG GGTACGCATCCCAGAGTGGCTACAATGCACCATTACCTGGAGGATATGGTTCCAATCAGTCGTCCTATTCGAGTCCTGGTGGGGGCTATAGCCGAGGGGACCACATGAACACCTATCAATACAGATAA